One part of the Dermacentor silvarum isolate Dsil-2018 chromosome 6, BIME_Dsil_1.4, whole genome shotgun sequence genome encodes these proteins:
- the LOC119455175 gene encoding RING finger protein 151, protein MGSFVWEMFGAFPPYPTAAASASRSATTWRPEWPTDPAMYSVENFEPRPPPELVCTVCLGVYRNPVECPCRHVFCSDCINGWLASSNGFGGASCPVCRRGISVFQLVPVLPLVNNMIARLTVRCPNRDAGCAAKVTIETLNSHLMSCEFRRAPCPDCGSQIRASELTAHRREFCSKRMVRCSRDCGLSMSADRLPTHSCVQELHNRISSLERQNDHAQVNLQRLQHEVQNLTARLATGTAQGHIV, encoded by the exons ATGGGTTCCTTTGTGTGGGAAATGTTCGGTGCTTTTCCTCCTTATCCGACGGCCGCGGCGAGTGCTAGCCGgagcgccaccacgtggcgtCCGGAGTGGCCGACAGACCCGGCCATGTACTCGGTGGAGAACTTCGAGCCCAGGCCTCCTCCGGAACTGGTGTGCACCGTTTGCCTGGGCGTGTACCGCAACCCTGTCGAGTGCCCCTGCCGCCACGTCTTCTGCTCGGACTGCATCAATGGCTGGCTGGCGAGCAGTAACGGCTTCGGTGGCGCAAGTTGTCCCGTGTGTCGCCGAGGAATTTCCGTATTTCAGCTGGTGCCTGTGCTGCCACTCGTCAACAACATGATCGCGCGGCTCACCGTGCGCTGCCCGAACCGAGACGCAGGCTGCGCGGCAAAG GTGACCATAGAGACTCTGAACAGCCACCTGATGTCGTGCGAGTTCCGCAGAGCGCCATGCCCAGACTGCGGCTCCCAGATACGTGCTTCGGAGCTGACGGCCCACCGGCGCGAGTTCTGCTCCAAGCGCATGGTTCGCTGCAGTCGCGACTGCGGCTTAAGCATGAGTGCCGACCGACTTCCCACCCACAGCTGCGTGCAGGAGTTGCACAACCGCATCAGTTCGCTCGAGCGCCAGAATGACCACGCCCAGGTCAACTTGCAACGCCTGCAACACGAGGTCCAAAACCTCACTGCCAGGCTGGCGACGGGTACAGCGCAGGGGCACATCGTGTAG